A stretch of the Marivirga tractuosa DSM 4126 genome encodes the following:
- a CDS encoding phosphatase PAP2 family protein, which yields MKNNTIKLIYSVLALFFLSSCEKELPTYYNFQGYEFASREPDGGSWTPVLIGSGDEIIIPAPEPATSASYLQEIEDLKVEMAQMSQADESAVAYWTQNPIIRWNEIALELIAKYNLIPGPNDDGTYTLPSPSNPSGPPAFPFAHPPYAVRALAYLSVAQFDGLISAWHHKFNYNRSAPFIQDESIQPAYSDNIELSYPSDGAVVATVSRQILTKMFPLEAEYLAKKEAEHLRSLLLSGANVQSDIDAGQLIGDAISSIALERAENDGMKNAQAPKSVSDSLAAAAQDRFGWQWINVEIPQRPVGLTPLYSQVQMWSVDNVEQTRPIPPPAVGSPEYQEDVAILKDYANNVTEERRRIANFWQDGLGTYTPPGHWNEFAKEFIVKYRLNPLRSARTFAYLNMAMMDGGISCWDAKYYFHYPRPVQTIQGFKTIAGTPNFPAYTSGHSVFSAAGAEILAYIFPSEASLVRGWAQEAAISRVYGGIHWTFDATVGTDQGIDVAQYTLTTARNDGAD from the coding sequence ATGAAAAACAATACAATAAAACTTATATATAGCGTATTAGCTCTATTTTTTCTTTCCTCTTGTGAGAAAGAGTTACCTACATATTATAATTTTCAGGGATATGAATTTGCTTCACGGGAACCTGATGGAGGTTCATGGACACCTGTTCTAATAGGTAGTGGTGATGAAATTATTATTCCAGCACCTGAACCAGCTACTTCTGCCTCGTATTTGCAAGAGATTGAAGATTTAAAAGTAGAAATGGCACAGATGTCTCAAGCAGATGAAAGTGCAGTCGCATACTGGACACAAAATCCTATTATCAGATGGAATGAAATAGCGTTGGAACTTATTGCAAAATATAACCTTATACCGGGGCCTAACGATGACGGTACTTACACACTTCCTAGTCCTTCAAATCCAAGTGGCCCCCCGGCATTTCCATTTGCACATCCGCCCTATGCTGTTCGTGCACTTGCTTATTTGTCGGTAGCTCAATTTGATGGGTTGATTTCAGCTTGGCATCATAAATTTAATTATAATCGCTCAGCTCCATTTATTCAGGACGAAAGTATCCAACCTGCATATTCTGATAATATTGAGCTTTCCTATCCTTCGGATGGGGCAGTAGTTGCTACCGTATCTAGACAGATTTTAACAAAAATGTTTCCACTAGAAGCGGAATACCTTGCAAAAAAGGAAGCAGAACATTTGAGAAGCTTATTGCTTTCCGGAGCCAATGTTCAAAGTGATATTGATGCAGGCCAGCTTATTGGCGATGCAATTTCTTCAATTGCTTTAGAAAGAGCAGAGAACGATGGGATGAAAAATGCACAAGCACCGAAATCTGTATCCGACTCACTTGCAGCAGCAGCACAAGATCGTTTTGGATGGCAATGGATAAATGTAGAAATTCCTCAACGGCCTGTTGGTTTAACTCCACTCTATAGTCAGGTACAAATGTGGAGTGTAGATAACGTTGAACAAACTCGACCTATCCCTCCTCCAGCTGTTGGTTCGCCTGAATATCAAGAAGATGTAGCTATTCTTAAAGATTATGCAAATAACGTAACTGAAGAACGAAGGAGAATTGCCAATTTTTGGCAAGATGGTTTGGGTACTTATACTCCGCCAGGTCATTGGAACGAATTTGCAAAGGAATTCATAGTAAAATATCGCCTCAATCCGTTGCGGTCGGCCAGAACATTTGCGTATTTAAATATGGCAATGATGGATGGTGGTATAAGCTGCTGGGATGCCAAATATTACTTTCATTATCCTCGTCCTGTTCAAACTATACAAGGGTTTAAAACTATTGCAGGTACACCCAATTTCCCTGCATATACTTCAGGTCATAGTGTCTTTTCTGCAGCAGGAGCGGAGATCCTTGCCTACATTTTTCCTTCAGAAGCTTCTTTAGTTAGGGGTTGGGCTCAAGAAGCGGCTATTTCAAGAGTGTATGGTGGGATACATTGGACTTTTGATGCAACTGTTGGAACGGATCAAGGAATAGATGTTGCACAGTATACTCTCACTACTGCTAGAAATGACGGAGCAGATTAA
- a CDS encoding alpha-ketoacid dehydrogenase subunit alpha/beta, which yields MTTTKSNKKNKISISKEEVLNDFRLGWESRHASLMGRKEVFMGKAKFGIFGDGKELAQLAMAKSFKNGDFRSGYYRDQTFMFAIGELGIQEYFAQLYAHTDVNADPASAGRLMNGHFATRMLDEAGKYTRLTESKNSSSDVSPTAAQMPRLVGLAFASKLFRENKELNKKEFEQYSIDGNEVAFGTIGNASTSEGMFYESINAAGVLQIPMLISIWDDHYGISVPQEFHTTKGSISEALAGFQRTKDKNGYEILTVNGWDYEALVDTYQKAAKISREEHVPSMVHVLEMTQPQGHSTSGSHERYKSKERLDWEAEYDCLNQFRKYILDHKIASEKELDKIEEEAKKTAKDAKDAAWKAFIGEIKDQQKEALGLLNNLAEESGQNEISEIASDLKSAMNPLRLDNIKAVKKSLRLVINHEGEAKQKLINWLNAVNEEGHDRYSSHLYSESDESALKVEVIEPEYSNDPKKVDGREVLQACFDAALARDKRVFAFGEDVGKIGDVNQAFAGLQEKYGELRVMDTGIRECTILGQGIGSALRGLRPIAEIQYLDYLLYAIQIMSDDLACLQYRTKGGQKAPLIIRTRGHRLEGVWHSGSPMGMILNAIRGIYVLVPRNMTQAAGFYNTMLQSDDTALIIECLNGYRLKESLPENVGEFTVPLGQPEVIREGSDVTIVTYGSMCRVVMDAANQLADQGISCEVIDVQTLLPFDIDHSIVESVKKTNRVVFADEDVPGGATGFMMQKVLEEQKAYRFLDAQPITITSNEHRPAYASDGDYFSKPQIEDVFERVYEMMHEFDPEQFPALY from the coding sequence ATGACAACCACCAAAAGCAATAAGAAGAATAAAATTAGTATATCTAAAGAAGAAGTTTTAAACGATTTTCGTTTAGGTTGGGAGAGTAGACATGCTAGTTTGATGGGACGGAAAGAAGTTTTTATGGGTAAAGCCAAATTTGGGATTTTCGGTGACGGAAAAGAATTGGCTCAATTGGCGATGGCTAAATCCTTTAAGAATGGTGATTTTCGTTCTGGTTATTATCGGGATCAAACGTTTATGTTTGCCATTGGTGAGCTAGGAATACAAGAATATTTTGCACAGCTTTATGCACATACGGATGTTAATGCAGATCCTGCCTCTGCTGGACGGTTAATGAATGGTCATTTTGCGACTAGAATGCTGGATGAAGCAGGGAAATACACAAGACTTACCGAAAGCAAAAATAGCTCATCTGATGTGTCGCCAACAGCAGCTCAAATGCCTAGATTGGTGGGGCTGGCATTTGCTTCTAAATTATTTAGAGAAAATAAGGAGTTAAACAAAAAAGAATTCGAGCAATATTCCATTGATGGAAATGAAGTAGCTTTTGGTACTATAGGAAATGCTTCAACTTCTGAAGGAATGTTCTATGAATCAATCAATGCAGCTGGGGTTTTGCAAATTCCTATGTTGATATCAATTTGGGACGATCATTATGGCATTAGCGTTCCACAGGAATTCCATACCACAAAAGGTAGCATTTCTGAAGCTTTAGCTGGTTTTCAAAGAACAAAAGATAAAAATGGATATGAAATCTTGACTGTTAATGGTTGGGATTATGAAGCTTTGGTTGATACTTACCAAAAAGCGGCAAAAATATCTAGGGAAGAACATGTTCCATCTATGGTGCATGTTTTAGAAATGACTCAACCTCAAGGTCATTCTACCTCAGGTTCTCATGAGCGTTATAAATCAAAAGAAAGATTGGACTGGGAAGCAGAATATGACTGTTTAAATCAGTTCAGAAAGTATATTCTTGATCATAAAATTGCTTCCGAAAAGGAATTAGATAAAATAGAAGAGGAAGCTAAAAAGACTGCTAAAGATGCTAAAGATGCAGCTTGGAAAGCCTTCATTGGCGAAATTAAGGATCAGCAGAAAGAAGCTCTAGGGTTATTGAATAATCTGGCGGAAGAATCAGGGCAAAATGAGATTTCTGAAATTGCATCTGATCTTAAATCAGCCATGAATCCATTAAGATTGGATAATATCAAAGCTGTTAAAAAATCATTACGCTTGGTGATCAACCATGAAGGCGAAGCTAAGCAAAAACTTATTAATTGGTTAAATGCTGTAAATGAAGAAGGACATGACCGTTACAGCTCTCATTTATACAGCGAATCAGATGAGTCAGCCTTAAAAGTGGAAGTTATTGAACCCGAATATTCCAATGATCCGAAGAAAGTAGATGGCAGGGAGGTATTACAAGCTTGTTTTGATGCTGCTTTGGCTCGTGATAAAAGAGTATTTGCTTTTGGAGAAGATGTGGGGAAAATTGGGGATGTAAACCAAGCATTTGCTGGCTTGCAAGAAAAGTATGGTGAACTGAGAGTGATGGATACAGGAATTCGCGAATGCACCATCCTTGGTCAAGGAATTGGGTCTGCTTTAAGAGGTTTAAGACCGATAGCTGAAATTCAATATTTGGATTACCTTCTTTATGCAATTCAGATCATGTCTGATGATTTGGCTTGTCTTCAATATAGAACTAAAGGCGGACAGAAAGCGCCATTGATTATTCGAACGAGAGGACATAGGTTAGAAGGAGTTTGGCATTCAGGCTCTCCAATGGGTATGATTTTAAATGCTATCAGAGGTATTTATGTTCTAGTGCCTAGAAATATGACGCAAGCAGCTGGGTTTTACAATACCATGTTACAGTCCGATGATACTGCATTGATCATAGAATGCTTAAATGGTTATAGGTTAAAAGAATCTTTACCTGAAAATGTTGGAGAATTTACTGTTCCTTTAGGTCAGCCTGAAGTGATTAGAGAGGGAAGTGATGTGACCATCGTGACTTATGGATCAATGTGTAGAGTGGTAATGGATGCAGCCAATCAATTAGCTGATCAGGGAATTTCATGTGAGGTAATAGATGTACAGACTTTATTACCATTTGATATTGACCACAGCATAGTGGAATCAGTAAAGAAAACAAATCGAGTGGTTTTTGCTGATGAGGATGTTCCGGGTGGAGCTACTGGTTTTATGATGCAGAAAGTATTGGAAGAGCAAAAAGCTTATAGATTCTTAGATGCTCAGCCAATAACGATTACTTCAAACGAGCACAGACCAGCATATGCTTCAGATGGAGATTATTTTAGTAAACCTCAAATAGAAGATGTTTTTGAAAGGGTTTATGAAATGATGCATGAGTTTGATCCTGAGCAGTTTCCTGCTTTGTATTAA
- a CDS encoding TonB-dependent receptor, which yields MKKKLVVLVIALLAMTNISYSQKSVSGKVVDKADGQPLIGALIQFQSNGTGTTTDDLGKFEVQNTNASDVLLIKYLGYENQRVEINENTSEIGVVEMVRSKTTLNEVVVSASPNNYKKTFKGSNFRLSPVALKNINPLSTEEVLRNVPGVNIIGDMGLSNRPNISIRGSWGRRSKKVLLLEDGTPSAPAPYIAPGAYYNPVSDRLTSIEVYKGADMLRFGPNNMYGAVNYITALPPQKPELRVKLVGGQRNYQTGLLSYGGTWNNLGALVEGVFKKFDGFTNNSSVDLLNLNAKIFAKLSDKQSLYFKISGQSEDNQASLSSQSPFTYDTDPVQNPFDADQFTMRRYGVDIIHKWLPKRNLSFTSKIYASDFERDWWRQVTDKVKASEVRDYVGESIFDDRYSYLKGKNFDGEDYVIVGRILNGRESTTDSRWTYTVAGFKETFDFDWKAFGEEQYLEMSFNFHRETFKDRFLVADSSRWARSGKTTKDLWYQLWSANGFIRNEFNISKWGITPIIRLEHVNMYRQDLKSLAQNPNITSTEEGKEPNIYTQFLPGLTVDYTINSGEIYGSIYQGMIAPSKVFGFLVEKDGIVTNPLAGQSINIDPELSWNREVGWRGSLLKKRIDGQLAFFNNTSKNFYAGGRNEVFEELGEINVQGIEVAIGAEIFNKNQHSIRFFGNVNVMKSTVLKGELVDSDLFSQVIHSNATQNEYIEKVNANRNAFDIYVSDGSGGEVLLTDETIDQTDFQNITKSVIQFGGDGFQNSEVPYTPNWNTTIGLNYNYQNLSCGVSGNYVSDQFTEFHNFNNESADGAIGKLPAYHSIDAFVNYSFIIGKKLNLRAFINGKNITNDIYKASRLNRATSGVFGGGFRQIIYGINIEI from the coding sequence ATGAAGAAGAAACTTGTAGTATTAGTCATTGCTCTACTAGCAATGACTAATATTTCGTATTCACAAAAATCAGTGTCGGGAAAAGTAGTCGACAAAGCTGATGGACAGCCTTTGATAGGTGCATTAATTCAATTTCAGTCTAATGGAACTGGAACAACTACTGATGATTTGGGCAAGTTTGAAGTGCAAAATACTAATGCTAGTGATGTTTTACTTATTAAATATTTGGGATATGAAAATCAGCGTGTTGAAATTAATGAAAACACTTCTGAAATAGGTGTTGTTGAAATGGTCAGGTCAAAGACTACGCTTAATGAAGTTGTTGTAAGTGCATCGCCCAATAATTATAAGAAAACCTTCAAGGGGAGTAATTTTAGGCTTAGTCCGGTAGCTTTGAAAAACATTAATCCTTTAAGTACTGAAGAAGTGCTAAGAAATGTGCCTGGAGTAAATATTATTGGAGATATGGGATTGTCAAATCGTCCGAATATTAGCATAAGAGGTTCTTGGGGGAGGCGCTCAAAGAAGGTGTTACTTTTAGAAGACGGGACACCGTCAGCACCCGCCCCTTATATTGCACCAGGAGCATATTATAATCCCGTTAGTGATAGATTAACTTCCATCGAAGTTTACAAAGGTGCAGATATGTTGCGCTTTGGGCCTAATAATATGTACGGTGCAGTGAACTATATTACTGCCTTGCCACCACAAAAACCAGAACTAAGAGTTAAACTAGTAGGTGGACAGCGAAACTATCAAACAGGACTTTTATCATATGGTGGTACATGGAACAATCTTGGTGCATTGGTGGAAGGGGTATTTAAAAAATTTGATGGATTTACGAATAATTCTTCTGTAGACTTATTAAACTTGAATGCCAAAATATTCGCAAAACTTTCCGATAAGCAATCTCTATACTTTAAAATAAGTGGTCAGTCTGAAGATAATCAAGCTTCATTAAGTTCTCAATCCCCTTTTACTTATGATACTGACCCTGTCCAAAACCCATTCGATGCAGATCAATTTACAATGCGCAGGTATGGCGTTGATATTATCCATAAATGGTTACCTAAAAGGAATTTAAGTTTTACTTCTAAAATTTATGCCTCAGATTTCGAAAGGGATTGGTGGCGTCAGGTAACGGACAAAGTTAAAGCATCAGAGGTAAGAGATTATGTGGGGGAGTCTATTTTTGATGATCGTTATAGTTATTTAAAGGGAAAGAATTTTGATGGAGAGGATTACGTAATTGTTGGCAGGATACTAAACGGTCGTGAAAGTACCACTGATAGTAGGTGGACTTACACCGTTGCAGGTTTTAAAGAAACATTTGACTTCGACTGGAAGGCCTTTGGTGAAGAACAGTATTTGGAAATGAGTTTTAATTTTCATCGTGAAACTTTTAAAGATCGATTTTTAGTTGCTGACAGCAGCCGATGGGCAAGAAGCGGTAAAACCACTAAAGACTTATGGTATCAACTTTGGTCTGCCAATGGATTTATTCGGAATGAATTTAATATCAGTAAATGGGGTATAACGCCAATCATTAGACTAGAACATGTGAACATGTATAGGCAAGATTTAAAATCCTTGGCTCAAAATCCAAATATAACTAGCACAGAAGAAGGTAAGGAACCTAATATTTACACTCAGTTTTTACCGGGGCTCACCGTGGATTACACCATTAACAGTGGTGAGATTTATGGAAGTATCTATCAGGGGATGATTGCACCATCTAAAGTATTTGGTTTTTTGGTTGAGAAAGATGGTATTGTAACCAATCCACTTGCTGGTCAAAGCATCAATATTGATCCTGAATTAAGTTGGAATAGAGAAGTTGGGTGGAGAGGGTCATTATTGAAAAAGCGCATTGACGGACAATTGGCTTTCTTTAATAATACTAGTAAAAATTTCTATGCAGGAGGAAGGAATGAAGTATTTGAAGAATTGGGTGAAATCAACGTGCAAGGTATAGAAGTAGCAATTGGTGCTGAAATTTTCAATAAAAATCAACATAGTATTCGTTTTTTCGGAAATGTCAATGTGATGAAATCTACTGTATTAAAAGGTGAATTAGTCGATAGTGACCTCTTTTCTCAAGTCATTCATAGCAATGCCACTCAAAATGAATACATAGAAAAAGTAAATGCCAACAGGAATGCATTTGATATTTATGTTTCAGACGGCTCAGGGGGCGAAGTCCTTTTGACAGATGAAACGATTGACCAAACGGATTTTCAGAATATTACAAAAAGTGTGATTCAATTTGGAGGGGATGGATTTCAAAATTCTGAAGTACCTTATACTCCAAATTGGAATACAACAATAGGATTGAATTACAATTATCAGAATTTATCCTGTGGTGTCAGTGGAAATTACGTTAGTGATCAATTCACAGAATTTCACAATTTTAATAATGAGTCAGCTGATGGTGCAATTGGAAAACTACCAGCATATCATTCAATTGACGCCTTTGTGAATTATAGTTTTATCATAGGAAAAAAGCTTAATTTAAGAGCTTTTATCAACGGTAAAAATATCACCAATGATATTTACAAGGCTTCACGTTTGAATCGTGCCACATCAGGGGTTTTTGGAGGAGGATTTAGGCAAATAATCTATGGTATTAATATTGAAATTTAA
- a CDS encoding transporter family protein, producing MKKILQLILSTPDRCLKHIQYILFSRIKNCSLLGRMSVYRSIYLVIIGLFFTSHLNAQTPSDALMMKSNQLCILLDYNYSSFDHYWEGELRRNNETIAMVKRNSIMPMVAVGILDDLNFYAGVPYIKTESTEPNGGKFAGTSGFQDLNIAIKYRWLNKQFEKGALAGLATVGFSTPITNYLADYMPYSIGSGAPELSYRVIVEYKNNNDWYFRGAGTYLWRGYAEAERAYYYNNGSYYTPWMDVPNAFSTEFVVGKWLFSNSLQVQVSYFGSKSLSGDDIRPYNPAQPTNRVNMDRIGIFSHYFFSNVTGLGIVAYHNRVVAGRNAAHMNTTGMGLTYYFNYRK from the coding sequence ATGAAAAAAATATTACAATTGATACTATCTACACCAGATAGGTGTCTAAAACATATTCAATACATATTATTTTCTAGAATCAAGAATTGCAGCCTACTAGGTAGAATGTCTGTTTATAGATCTATTTACTTGGTCATAATTGGGTTGTTTTTCACTTCGCATTTGAACGCACAAACACCAAGCGATGCATTAATGATGAAATCTAACCAATTATGTATTTTATTAGATTATAACTATTCGAGTTTTGATCATTATTGGGAAGGTGAGTTGAGGAGAAATAATGAAACCATCGCAATGGTTAAACGCAATAGTATTATGCCAATGGTAGCAGTTGGTATTTTGGATGACCTCAATTTTTATGCAGGAGTTCCTTATATAAAAACGGAATCCACAGAGCCAAATGGAGGAAAATTTGCAGGTACAAGTGGTTTTCAGGATTTGAACATCGCTATAAAATATAGGTGGCTAAATAAACAATTTGAAAAAGGAGCATTAGCAGGACTTGCCACTGTTGGTTTTTCAACCCCAATCACTAACTATTTAGCTGATTATATGCCCTATAGTATTGGTTCTGGTGCTCCAGAATTGTCATATCGGGTTATAGTAGAATATAAAAATAACAATGATTGGTATTTCCGTGGTGCTGGGACTTATTTATGGAGAGGTTATGCGGAAGCCGAAAGAGCCTACTACTATAATAATGGTAGTTACTATACTCCATGGATGGATGTCCCTAATGCCTTTTCTACAGAGTTTGTAGTGGGTAAATGGTTGTTTTCTAATTCATTACAAGTTCAAGTAAGCTACTTTGGCTCTAAGTCATTGAGTGGTGATGATATTCGACCGTACAATCCCGCTCAACCCACTAATAGAGTCAATATGGATCGTATAGGCATATTCTCTCATTATTTTTTCTCAAATGTTACAGGCTTGGGTATTGTAGCATATCATAATCGAGTTGTTGCAGGGAGAAATGCAGCTCATATGAATACAACAGGCATGGGATTAACCTACTATTTTAATTACCGAAAATAA
- the metF gene encoding methylenetetrahydrofolate reductase [NAD(P)H], with protein sequence MKVTEHINNAKSTVFSFEILPPLKGQNIKALFENIEPLMEFKPPFIDVTYHREEYVYRDKGNGLLEKRTTRKRPGTVGICAAIKNRFDIDTVPHIICGGFSKEETENALIDLDFLGIDSVLVLRGDPIKSENKFVPDPNGHAYAIDLMEQVVDMNNGRYIDEELQSATPTDFCIGVAGYPEKHFEAPSMKSDLKILKQKVERGAEYVVTQMFFDNQKYFEFVKLCRAEGIDVPIIPGLKPITSLKQMTALPRTFYLDLPDALVDELEKCKDNAAAKEVGIEWCIQQSKKLIEFGAPCLHYYSMGKSDPIYRIAEGIF encoded by the coding sequence ATGAAAGTAACTGAACACATAAATAACGCAAAAAGCACCGTCTTCTCTTTTGAGATATTACCTCCATTGAAAGGGCAAAATATTAAAGCACTATTTGAGAATATTGAACCCCTGATGGAATTTAAGCCACCTTTTATTGATGTCACTTATCATAGGGAAGAATATGTATACAGAGATAAAGGGAACGGTTTATTAGAAAAAAGAACTACTCGAAAGCGTCCAGGAACAGTCGGGATTTGTGCAGCCATTAAGAATAGATTTGATATCGACACAGTACCGCATATTATTTGCGGAGGCTTCAGCAAAGAGGAAACAGAAAATGCTCTAATAGATCTCGACTTCCTTGGAATAGATTCTGTTCTGGTTTTACGTGGGGACCCCATCAAATCAGAAAATAAATTTGTCCCAGATCCTAATGGACATGCTTATGCGATAGATCTAATGGAACAAGTAGTAGATATGAACAATGGTCGGTACATAGACGAAGAATTACAATCTGCTACTCCAACTGATTTTTGTATTGGCGTGGCAGGATATCCAGAAAAGCATTTCGAAGCTCCTAGCATGAAATCTGATTTAAAAATATTAAAACAGAAAGTAGAAAGAGGAGCGGAATATGTGGTGACACAGATGTTTTTTGATAATCAAAAGTATTTTGAATTTGTAAAATTATGTAGAGCAGAAGGCATTGATGTTCCTATAATTCCTGGATTGAAGCCTATCACCTCTTTAAAGCAGATGACAGCATTACCAAGAACCTTCTACCTAGACCTGCCTGATGCCTTAGTGGATGAACTAGAAAAATGCAAAGATAATGCTGCTGCTAAAGAAGTGGGAATAGAATGGTGTATTCAACAATCAAAAAAGCTAATTGAGTTTGGAGCTCCTTGCTTGCATTATTATTCTATGGGAAAATCTGATCCGATTTATAGAATTGCGGAGGGGATATTTTAA